A section of the Spirosoma pollinicola genome encodes:
- a CDS encoding SMP-30/gluconolactonase/LRE family protein, with translation MNKLLVVTILLLFSSASFAQHQLRKLWESDSITLKGPESALFDPISKSLYVSSMNAGSVVRMSLDGKIIKSDWVTGLNANKGSALFNGLFYTAELAAVAVIDVAKASVIKRIPIEDAVMLNDLAVDAKGVVYVSDTRTGKVYRIEGDKPTLYLENIPGANGLLCVNSDLYVAGSTTFQKVNAAKEITQIGNGFESGLDGIVMVGRNEFILSNYKGILYYVMADGTNQVLLDSRANRIMANDISYDSRTKTLYVPSFGTNRIIAYSVK, from the coding sequence ATGAACAAGTTACTAGTCGTGACCATCCTACTATTGTTTTCCTCAGCATCCTTCGCTCAGCATCAGCTCAGGAAATTATGGGAATCCGACTCGATCACCTTGAAAGGTCCAGAGTCCGCATTATTCGATCCAATCTCAAAATCCCTTTACGTATCCAGCATGAATGCGGGCAGTGTTGTGCGCATGAGTCTTGATGGGAAAATTATCAAGTCTGATTGGGTAACGGGTCTGAATGCCAACAAAGGATCGGCCTTGTTTAATGGGTTATTCTATACCGCCGAATTAGCCGCCGTTGCGGTGATCGATGTCGCCAAAGCATCCGTTATCAAACGCATTCCGATTGAAGACGCGGTGATGTTGAATGATTTGGCCGTGGATGCCAAGGGCGTGGTTTATGTGAGCGATACGCGCACGGGTAAAGTTTACCGGATCGAGGGAGACAAACCCACTCTTTACCTCGAAAATATTCCCGGTGCGAATGGATTGCTGTGCGTAAACTCTGATCTATATGTTGCGGGATCGACTACGTTCCAAAAAGTAAATGCAGCCAAAGAGATTACCCAAATTGGAAATGGCTTTGAAAGCGGACTCGATGGCATTGTGATGGTCGGCAGGAATGAATTTATTCTCAGCAACTACAAAGGGATTTTGTACTATGTGATGGCGGATGGAACCAATCAAGTGTTATTGGATAGCCGGGCCAATCGCATCATGGCCAACGATATAAGCTACGACAGCCGAACCAAAACGCTTTATGTGCCCTCCTTTGGCACAAATCGGATCATTGCCTATAGCGTAAAATAA
- a CDS encoding nuclear transport factor 2 family protein, whose translation MNTPVKNDLHPNLNPQRISMKTLVISFFVAIASLQLAFAQSASSQEQEIITLSKDKWGWMSDKNVDKLTTLFNDQSMFVHMGGSWGKSQELEVIKSGNIWYKKANVYSTTFHQIGNTAILLSDLDLVAVVGGNEVTNPFMVTEVFVNQNGKWSLGQLSFSRLMRPVKN comes from the coding sequence ATGAATACGCCGGTAAAAAATGATCTCCACCCCAATCTAAACCCACAACGAATCAGCATGAAAACCTTGGTTATCAGTTTTTTTGTGGCTATTGCCAGTTTGCAACTGGCCTTCGCCCAATCTGCCAGCAGTCAGGAACAGGAAATCATTACGCTCTCAAAGGATAAATGGGGTTGGATGTCCGATAAGAATGTGGACAAGCTAACGACCTTATTTAACGACCAATCCATGTTTGTTCACATGGGTGGAAGTTGGGGGAAAAGCCAGGAATTAGAGGTCATCAAAAGCGGGAATATCTGGTACAAAAAAGCGAACGTCTATTCAACGACCTTTCATCAGATTGGCAATACAGCCATCTTGTTAAGTGACCTAGATCTGGTGGCCGTTGTGGGTGGAAACGAGGTCACCAATCCCTTTATGGTGACGGAAGTTTTCGTCAACCAAAACGGCAAATGGTCGTTAGGACAACTCTCGTTCTCTCGGCTGATGAGGCCCGTTAAAAATTAG
- a CDS encoding aldo/keto reductase produces MQPITNGNQNTDSTRRNLLKTGLALAGGALFRHDTKGATVSTNQPASFAPMAKPGHCKLGTLEVSSVGLGVQNMHRTYQTTIPYRPDMIKIIQKAFDSGITLFDTAEAYGPFECERILGESVAPFRNKIVIETKYGWNIDQKTGQRLPGLNSRPEHIKEVVEGMLKRLRTDRIDLLYQHRVDPAVPIEDVVGAIKDLIGQGKVLHYGLSEPGPQTVRRAHAIHPVTAIQNEYSLLWRGPEEAILPLCEELGIGFVCWSPLGVGFLTGAIDANTRFASGDIRGIEGRFSPENLPNNMALVKLIQSWAERKQAAPAQISLAWLIARKPWIVPIPGTTQMAHMLENAGAADVKFMTDEWKQFDQELSAITIKGLRLPQGVLNFSNVEAPKKP; encoded by the coding sequence ATGCAGCCTATAACGAACGGCAACCAGAATACGGATTCAACCCGGCGCAACCTACTTAAAACAGGATTGGCATTAGCAGGCGGGGCATTGTTTAGGCACGATACGAAAGGCGCAACGGTTTCAACAAATCAACCCGCTTCATTTGCTCCAATGGCTAAACCAGGACATTGTAAATTAGGCACATTAGAGGTCTCCAGTGTGGGCCTGGGTGTGCAGAATATGCATCGTACCTACCAAACAACGATTCCCTACCGGCCCGACATGATCAAAATCATTCAGAAAGCCTTTGATAGTGGGATTACCTTATTTGATACGGCAGAAGCCTACGGCCCCTTTGAATGTGAGCGGATTCTGGGTGAAAGCGTTGCCCCGTTCCGAAACAAAATTGTGATCGAAACCAAGTACGGTTGGAACATCGACCAGAAAACAGGCCAGCGTCTGCCTGGTTTGAATAGTCGTCCCGAACACATAAAGGAAGTAGTCGAAGGCATGCTGAAACGCCTTCGCACTGACCGAATTGATTTATTATATCAGCATCGGGTCGATCCGGCGGTTCCGATTGAAGACGTTGTTGGGGCGATTAAAGATCTTATCGGTCAGGGTAAAGTTTTGCATTACGGCTTGTCTGAACCAGGCCCACAAACCGTTCGACGCGCCCATGCCATTCATCCAGTAACAGCGATTCAGAATGAATATTCGCTGCTATGGCGAGGGCCGGAAGAAGCCATCCTTCCTCTTTGTGAGGAATTGGGCATTGGCTTTGTTTGTTGGAGTCCGTTGGGTGTCGGTTTTTTGACCGGAGCCATTGATGCGAATACGCGGTTTGCTTCTGGTGACATTCGCGGCATTGAAGGTCGGTTCTCCCCGGAGAATCTACCCAACAATATGGCCTTGGTGAAATTGATACAGAGCTGGGCTGAGCGTAAACAGGCCGCTCCTGCCCAGATTTCGCTGGCTTGGCTTATCGCTCGAAAACCGTGGATTGTGCCCATTCCAGGCACCACCCAAATGGCGCACATGCTGGAAAACGCAGGAGCTGCCGACGTGAAATTTATGACGGATGAGTGGAAGCAGTTCGATCAAGAATTGTCGGCCATTACGATCAAAGGGTTGCGATTGCCACAGGGAGTATTAAATTTCTCGAACGTTGAAGCCCCAAAAAAGCCCTAA
- a CDS encoding recombinase family protein has product MHTLNSIGQILNLAIPSKALFVEKLIIHISHPYLVAYGRNQLTIRCIFTKVSFISTHLRNGFGFFMLFGNARVSTQDQNLALQLDDLKKAGCQKIFQEKVSSAKERPQLRKLLEILREDDTVIVWKLDRLGRSLKELFTLVNDFQTQGIGFRSLNDTIDTTTAQGRLVFNLFASLAEFERNLIRERTKAGLAAARARGRTADVRPKPKRKHGLLSLCTLLKLIRF; this is encoded by the coding sequence ATGCATACGTTGAATAGTATTGGGCAGATATTGAACCTCGCTATCCCATCAAAGGCTCTATTTGTTGAAAAGCTAATAATTCATATCTCTCATCCCTATCTCGTAGCATACGGCCGCAACCAACTGACTATTAGATGCATCTTCACAAAAGTGAGCTTTATCAGTACACATCTTCGAAACGGTTTCGGCTTTTTTATGTTATTTGGCAACGCACGCGTATCAACGCAAGATCAAAATTTAGCCCTGCAACTGGATGACCTGAAAAAAGCAGGTTGTCAAAAGATCTTTCAGGAGAAAGTTTCCTCGGCTAAAGAACGACCCCAATTGCGGAAGCTACTGGAAATTCTGCGAGAAGATGATACGGTTATTGTCTGGAAGCTTGACCGGCTGGGCAGGTCGTTAAAAGAACTTTTCACGCTAGTCAACGACTTTCAGACCCAAGGAATTGGTTTTCGCAGTCTGAATGATACCATCGATACCACCACCGCCCAAGGTCGCTTGGTGTTTAACCTGTTTGCGTCATTAGCTGAATTTGAAAGAAATTTGATCCGGGAACGAACCAAAGCAGGTTTAGCTGCGGCTCGAGCCAGGGGACGCACGGCGGACGTACGCCCGAAGCCCAAGCGAAAGCACGGGCTGTTAAGTCTATGTACTCTCTTAAAACTCATACGATTTTAG
- a CDS encoding RES family NAD+ phosphorylase translates to MLVYRLLQAAYRHEPLSGQGAALYGGRWNPKGLSLLYTTESPALSLLEVMVHLNPKHIPPYYLVTIEVPDSIRSFQEQDLPADWRATGSGPLSSQTFLMDWLQSPDRLVVQVPSTVVPIMANYLINPRHELFSRCQVVRSEVFEIDERLYDSSRRGH, encoded by the coding sequence ATGCTGGTTTACCGCTTACTACAGGCCGCTTATCGTCATGAGCCCCTGTCTGGACAAGGAGCTGCCTTGTACGGCGGCCGTTGGAACCCCAAGGGGCTATCGCTGCTGTATACCACCGAATCCCCAGCCTTAAGCTTGCTGGAAGTGATGGTACATCTTAATCCTAAACACATACCTCCGTATTACTTAGTCACCATTGAGGTGCCAGACTCGATACGTTCTTTTCAAGAGCAGGACCTGCCAGCTGATTGGCGAGCCACGGGGAGTGGCCCCCTGTCCTCTCAAACCTTTCTAATGGATTGGCTTCAAAGTCCGGACCGCTTAGTTGTCCAGGTGCCCAGTACGGTGGTACCCATCATGGCAAACTATTTGATAAATCCCCGTCATGAACTGTTTTCCCGTTGTCAAGTCGTCAGGTCGGAAGTATTCGAAATTGATGAGCGGCTGTATGATTCTTCGCGACGCGGACACTAG
- a CDS encoding PAS domain-containing sensor histidine kinase — protein sequence MLDEQTPSHHDKALAERVDLDFALQAAGLGVWEIDLTTNLIRWDQRCQALFGLTASNSDQLRYQEAIRGIHPDDIERVRLALQAAMNPSTDRPFDLTCRTIGAEDRQLRWIRFTGRSYFSQTGQPLRLAGIAHDITRQVDEQLQAQQTAQHLQAVLDSSPAVISFLKPVLNETGEVVNFVLVVCNQRLAQLSQKSIDQLRHQSFTQLSHILWQNQTFTNLLYVLQTGEPFYQEQPEQTPQGERWFSISVTKWDGGVVLTGLDISPLKESQRQLQQGLGELNEFKESRADLQALLALVQQRGELLRAASHDLRGNLNILSGVIGLLEINVQPNERIPPMLELMRRNVRQAAQMITNLLDYVRLEEGQEQLNPAVVDVSDLLTGLVRGIKSVALEKGLMVTATGPKRLLVEGDALNLNRIGQNLFLTVIKFTTQGPLRVSWDVDPDQDWWWFSVANIASDEELLHTLQEELTDLSGHPATLEHQSLSSAFPTPQTTAKGRSGDEIGLRIVRQLVGLLRAKFQVKREPDGGVKLIVSLPISYSSPTQ from the coding sequence ATGTTGGACGAGCAAACACCTTCCCATCACGATAAGGCTCTCGCTGAGCGAGTTGACCTGGACTTTGCCTTACAGGCGGCTGGTCTGGGAGTCTGGGAGATCGACTTAACCACCAACCTGATCCGCTGGGATCAGCGATGCCAGGCCCTGTTTGGCTTGACGGCTTCGAATTCGGATCAACTTCGGTATCAGGAAGCGATCCGGGGCATTCATCCCGATGACATCGAGCGGGTCCGACTTGCCCTTCAGGCGGCCATGAATCCATCCACAGACCGACCTTTTGATCTAACCTGCCGAACGATTGGTGCCGAGGATCGACAGCTGCGCTGGATTCGGTTTACGGGCCGAAGCTATTTTAGTCAAACCGGCCAGCCCCTTCGGTTAGCCGGTATTGCCCACGATATCACCCGGCAGGTAGACGAGCAGTTGCAGGCCCAGCAAACCGCCCAGCATCTCCAGGCCGTGTTAGATAGCTCACCGGCGGTCATTAGCTTTCTCAAGCCGGTCCTCAATGAGACCGGTGAGGTGGTAAATTTTGTGCTGGTGGTCTGCAACCAGCGCTTAGCCCAACTCAGTCAAAAATCAATCGATCAACTCCGGCATCAGTCCTTTACTCAGCTTAGTCATATCCTGTGGCAAAACCAGACATTCACCAATCTGCTGTACGTGTTGCAAACGGGCGAGCCGTTCTACCAGGAACAACCCGAACAAACGCCCCAGGGCGAGCGCTGGTTCAGTATTTCCGTGACCAAATGGGATGGTGGGGTGGTCCTGACCGGACTTGATATTAGCCCCCTCAAAGAGAGTCAACGGCAACTACAACAGGGGCTAGGCGAACTTAACGAATTTAAAGAAAGCCGGGCCGACCTTCAGGCGCTACTAGCCCTGGTGCAACAGCGGGGCGAGCTGCTGCGAGCGGCCTCCCATGACCTCCGGGGTAATCTCAACATTCTGTCTGGCGTCATCGGTCTGCTGGAAATTAATGTCCAGCCCAACGAACGCATCCCCCCCATGCTGGAACTCATGCGCCGGAACGTCCGACAGGCCGCCCAGATGATAACGAACTTGTTGGACTATGTCCGCCTGGAAGAAGGCCAGGAACAACTTAATCCGGCCGTTGTTGACGTGTCGGATCTGTTAACCGGCTTAGTAAGGGGCATCAAATCGGTCGCCTTAGAGAAGGGCCTGATGGTGACGGCCACTGGCCCCAAGCGCCTACTGGTCGAGGGCGATGCGCTCAACCTGAACCGGATTGGGCAAAACCTGTTCTTAACCGTCATTAAGTTCACAACGCAAGGGCCCCTTCGGGTGAGCTGGGACGTCGATCCGGATCAAGACTGGTGGTGGTTTAGTGTGGCCAATATCGCATCCGACGAAGAATTACTTCATACTCTGCAGGAAGAGCTCACGGATCTATCCGGCCACCCGGCCACCCTAGAGCACCAATCACTAAGTAGCGCCTTCCCAACACCCCAAACTACCGCAAAAGGTCGTTCGGGGGACGAGATCGGACTCCGCATCGTGCGGCAGTTAGTGGGCCTGTTACGGGCAAAGTTCCAGGTAAAACGCGAGCCAGATGGAGGAGTTAAACTCATTGTTAGCTTGCCCATAAGCTATTCATCGCCTACCCAGTGA
- a CDS encoding helix-turn-helix domain-containing protein, translated as MDTLRRFETISDYNTFNKNETLHPLISVVDLSKADPRQGSRMYFGFYTIFLKEVKCGDLVYGRHTYDYQEGTLVFMAPGQVAGMNSNGETYQPKGYALVFHPDLIHGTSLGRTIQEYNFFSYQSYESLHLSSRERSIVMDCFSKIDYELEHAIDKHSKRLIVANIELFLGYCIRFYDRQFITRNTVNKGILERFERLLNEYFQTDKPQLIGLPSVTYCAGELNLSSNYFGDLIKKETGKTAQEYIHAKVIDVAKERIFDQGKSVSQIAYGLGFKYSQHFIRLFKRRVGQSPNEYRMLN; from the coding sequence ATGGATACGCTACGCCGATTTGAGACCATAAGCGACTACAACACGTTTAATAAAAATGAAACCCTTCATCCGCTGATTAGTGTGGTGGATCTCTCAAAAGCCGATCCCCGGCAAGGCTCTCGCATGTATTTTGGGTTTTACACCATTTTTCTAAAAGAGGTTAAATGCGGGGATTTGGTCTATGGACGGCATACATATGATTATCAGGAAGGAACCTTAGTATTTATGGCACCTGGGCAGGTAGCGGGCATGAATAGCAATGGCGAAACGTATCAGCCCAAAGGCTATGCGCTAGTCTTTCATCCCGATCTCATCCACGGGACATCACTAGGGCGAACGATTCAGGAATACAATTTCTTTAGTTATCAATCGTATGAATCACTTCATTTATCCAGTCGAGAGCGAAGTATTGTGATGGACTGTTTTTCTAAGATTGATTACGAACTAGAACACGCCATCGACAAACATAGTAAACGCTTGATTGTCGCCAACATCGAATTGTTCTTAGGGTATTGCATACGGTTTTACGACCGTCAATTCATTACGCGAAATACAGTCAACAAGGGCATTCTGGAACGATTTGAGCGTTTATTGAATGAATATTTTCAGACCGATAAACCTCAATTGATTGGCTTGCCTTCGGTTACTTACTGTGCGGGTGAATTGAATTTGTCATCTAACTATTTTGGCGACCTAATCAAAAAAGAAACCGGCAAAACGGCTCAGGAATATATCCACGCAAAGGTGATTGATGTAGCCAAAGAGCGGATTTTTGATCAAGGTAAATCAGTTAGTCAAATCGCTTATGGCTTAGGCTTTAAGTACTCTCAACACTTCATTCGGTTGTTCAAACGGCGAGTTGGCCAATCACCCAACGAGTATAGGATGCTAAACTAG
- a CDS encoding antitoxin Xre/MbcA/ParS toxin-binding domain-containing protein, whose amino-acid sequence MKTNQHLAPHLTGLRAKRPVQIKPNGLDIRLNQLAQQLGVTLKELAPLLQLSESTLHRLRRQTALSGPTAERVELLQQVIQHGLRVYADDEQALQDWLRYPLGELDGRTPLQTLTTIAGFTQVNDVLGRIEHGIFY is encoded by the coding sequence ATGAAAACTAATCAGCACTTAGCCCCCCACCTAACGGGACTGCGAGCCAAAAGACCTGTTCAAATTAAACCCAACGGACTGGATATACGGCTTAATCAGTTAGCTCAACAACTCGGCGTTACCCTCAAAGAATTAGCTCCCTTATTGCAGCTCTCGGAAAGTACCCTACACCGACTACGGCGACAAACGGCTTTGAGCGGACCCACGGCCGAACGGGTTGAGTTATTGCAGCAAGTGATCCAGCATGGTCTGCGGGTGTACGCTGACGATGAGCAGGCCTTGCAGGACTGGCTGCGCTATCCGCTAGGCGAGTTAGATGGTCGTACTCCGTTGCAAACGCTAACGACCATTGCCGGTTTCACCCAAGTCAATGATGTGTTAGGCAGGATTGAACACGGCATCTTCTACTAA
- a CDS encoding aldo/keto reductase, with translation MQQIVLNNGVAMPILGFGVFQVPDLNECERSILDAIATGYRLIDTAASYGNEEAVGQAIKKSGVARDELFITTKLWIQSNGYEGTKKAFDASLKKLQLDYLDLYLIHQPMGDVYGEWRAMQELYQEGRIRAIGVSNFQPDRLIDLIVHNEIVPVVNQVETHPFHQQFETQKFLIDNQVQIESWGPFAEGKNDLFHNQQLGSIAAKHNKSIAQIVLRWLTQRGVVAIPKSVRKERMEENFNSLDFELSTDDMEAIKTLDTNASLFFDHRDPTMVKWLGERKITN, from the coding sequence ATGCAACAAATCGTTTTGAATAATGGGGTAGCAATGCCCATCCTTGGATTTGGCGTGTTTCAAGTGCCTGATCTGAATGAGTGTGAACGAAGCATATTGGATGCGATTGCTACGGGGTATCGGCTCATCGATACTGCGGCTTCCTACGGGAATGAAGAAGCTGTTGGCCAGGCCATCAAAAAAAGTGGCGTAGCCCGCGACGAGTTGTTTATCACCACCAAGCTTTGGATTCAGTCGAATGGCTATGAGGGCACGAAGAAAGCCTTCGATGCTTCGTTGAAAAAATTGCAACTCGACTACCTGGATCTGTATTTAATTCATCAGCCAATGGGCGATGTGTACGGCGAGTGGCGCGCCATGCAGGAGCTTTATCAAGAAGGACGGATTCGGGCCATCGGTGTCAGCAATTTTCAACCTGATCGGCTGATCGACTTAATCGTCCATAACGAGATCGTTCCGGTGGTGAATCAGGTTGAAACCCATCCGTTTCACCAACAATTTGAAACGCAGAAATTTCTCATCGACAACCAGGTACAAATCGAATCATGGGGGCCGTTCGCGGAAGGGAAAAACGATCTGTTTCATAATCAACAGCTGGGTTCCATCGCTGCAAAGCACAATAAATCGATTGCCCAAATTGTCTTGCGGTGGCTTACGCAACGGGGCGTAGTGGCCATCCCTAAATCGGTTCGTAAAGAGCGCATGGAGGAGAACTTTAATAGCCTCGATTTTGAGCTAAGCACCGATGACATGGAAGCCATCAAAACCCTGGATACAAACGCCAGTCTGTTTTTTGATCACCGTGATCCGACGATGGTCAAATGGTTAGGCGAACGAAAAATAACGAACTAA
- a CDS encoding cupin domain-containing protein, translating to MTTKSQVKFAAILVLLTLSCGAIAQSSPIFPKGDLSSTPNHQGNVWLNELSGPDSTFAYSIAQAVFDPGARLDWHTHPAGQILLFTEGTGYYQERGKPRQTVRKGEIIKCQPDVEHWHGATPTSGITYLATTPTQKGKQSGSNE from the coding sequence ATGACCACTAAATCCCAGGTCAAATTCGCTGCAATTTTAGTCCTGCTCACCCTGTCATGTGGAGCGATTGCGCAGTCATCCCCTATTTTCCCAAAAGGTGACCTATCATCGACACCTAATCACCAAGGTAATGTTTGGCTCAACGAATTGAGTGGGCCAGATAGCACTTTTGCCTACAGCATCGCCCAGGCCGTTTTCGACCCAGGTGCCCGGCTCGACTGGCATACGCACCCCGCTGGGCAGATTCTGCTCTTCACTGAAGGGACAGGGTATTATCAGGAACGAGGTAAACCACGGCAAACCGTCCGCAAAGGTGAAATCATCAAATGTCAGCCTGATGTCGAACACTGGCATGGGGCTACCCCAACCAGTGGTATTACCTACCTAGCGACAACCCCAACTCAGAAAGGAAAACAATCTGGTTCAAACGAGTGA
- a CDS encoding alpha/beta hydrolase, with amino-acid sequence MSTLFKTARLLSAILTSLFILTLPGCQDHRLPQPGQVIQPTGPKPDWGPTIGAQMQAVIEELGRLSPIPLNELTPQQARLQPSFKDAVNSLLDKNNIPRPTANVTVSQQMIPGAGGTPIRIVVYTPKNAMGPLPVIVYYHGGGWVIASPEVYEYSTLALAEETGAVVVSVDYRLAPENKFPTAHEDAFAAYQWVKTNAASLNGNPDKIAVAGESAGGNMAITVSMMARDQNIGLPVHILSVFPVANNDLNTPSYNQYANAKPLNRPLVQYFTSNYFNSPADGDSPLISLVDVANLKGLPPTTIIGAEIDPLQSEGMQLRDKLQASGVTVRYQLFTGATHEFFGMYAIVPQAQQAQELAATQLINAFK; translated from the coding sequence ATGTCTACCCTTTTCAAAACAGCGCGCCTGCTATCAGCTATACTCACGTCCCTGTTTATCTTGACCCTGCCCGGCTGCCAGGATCACCGCCTCCCTCAACCCGGCCAAGTGATTCAACCCACCGGACCTAAACCGGACTGGGGTCCAACGATTGGGGCCCAAATGCAGGCCGTCATTGAGGAACTGGGACGACTTAGCCCTATTCCTCTCAACGAGTTAACGCCCCAGCAGGCCCGTCTCCAACCCTCCTTCAAGGATGCGGTGAATTCGCTGCTTGATAAAAACAACATTCCCCGGCCCACAGCGAATGTTACCGTGAGCCAGCAGATGATTCCCGGCGCGGGGGGAACGCCCATTAGGATTGTAGTTTATACTCCTAAAAATGCTATGGGTCCCCTACCCGTGATTGTCTACTATCATGGGGGCGGCTGGGTGATTGCCAGTCCCGAAGTCTATGAGTACTCCACATTGGCCCTGGCCGAGGAGACTGGTGCGGTGGTGGTTTCGGTCGATTATCGACTCGCTCCGGAAAATAAATTCCCAACGGCCCATGAGGATGCCTTTGCGGCCTATCAATGGGTGAAGACCAACGCGGCCAGCTTGAACGGCAATCCAGACAAGATAGCCGTAGCCGGTGAGAGTGCCGGAGGCAATATGGCTATTACGGTAAGTATGATGGCGCGTGACCAGAACATTGGGTTGCCGGTCCATATCTTATCGGTGTTCCCGGTGGCGAATAATGATCTGAATACGCCCTCCTACAATCAATATGCCAATGCCAAGCCACTCAATCGGCCCCTGGTCCAATACTTTACCAGCAATTATTTTAACTCGCCGGCTGATGGGGATAGTCCGCTAATCTCTTTAGTAGATGTGGCTAACCTGAAGGGTCTACCCCCCACGACCATCATCGGGGCCGAGATTGACCCCTTGCAAAGCGAGGGTATGCAGTTGCGCGATAAGCTTCAGGCTTCGGGGGTAACGGTGAGGTATCAATTATTTACGGGGGCTACCCACGAGTTCTTTGGTATGTACGCCATTGTGCCTCAAGCTCAGCAGGCGCAGGAACTAGCGGCTACTCAGTTAATAAATGCCTTTAAGTAG
- a CDS encoding alpha/beta fold hydrolase has protein sequence MVSRYKDPLQATQFNEQWARTLQQLNGLWLQPLTLTTDWGQARVWIHTPQRRVYETLVFLPGFNASSLVWLIGQGMTSLSKNYRLCLVDINGQPGFSEGVSPKAGTDEYGHWARQVLEQLGTNRATLIGHALGALISLKACRLAPQFVKKVVLVNPAGLQSLSLSTALLRFYLLALRGPSYASVQAFLREVVFSPLDPPLPLAQEKLLIDFQLYTLGSFALAPGGARRSPTRS, from the coding sequence ATGGTCTCCCGCTACAAAGATCCGCTTCAGGCGACCCAGTTTAATGAGCAGTGGGCCCGCACCCTTCAGCAGCTCAACGGCCTGTGGCTACAGCCCCTTACGCTTACCACAGACTGGGGCCAAGCCCGGGTTTGGATCCATACCCCCCAGCGACGGGTCTACGAAACCTTAGTGTTTTTACCCGGCTTCAACGCCAGCTCCCTGGTCTGGCTGATTGGCCAGGGCATGACGAGCCTCAGCAAAAACTACCGCTTGTGCCTGGTCGATATTAATGGACAGCCCGGCTTTAGCGAGGGCGTGAGTCCCAAGGCGGGAACCGATGAGTATGGTCACTGGGCCCGCCAGGTACTCGAGCAATTGGGTACTAACCGGGCTACGTTGATCGGCCACGCTTTAGGCGCCCTGATTAGTCTGAAAGCCTGCCGCCTGGCTCCTCAGTTCGTCAAGAAGGTTGTTTTGGTCAATCCCGCCGGGTTGCAGTCGCTCTCACTTTCTACTGCTCTACTCCGCTTTTACTTACTGGCCTTACGAGGCCCTTCTTACGCCTCGGTTCAGGCCTTTTTGCGAGAAGTTGTTTTTAGTCCACTCGACCCACCCCTACCTCTGGCTCAGGAAAAGCTGCTGATCGATTTTCAGCTTTACACCCTGGGGTCATTCGCGCTCGCCCCTGGTGGCGCCAGGCGCTCTCCAACCAGGAGTTAG
- a CDS encoding IS3 family transposase encodes MFDEAFKEMARPGVPVELSYAKGSIQEAARELDIDPGRISKWRQRHKKNDRILPDNTTLTDEQQQIRRLQRELREAQMDRSAEATRYTKEGGQHLLQGRREIFRFIKEHANEFPTVRRAVEKMCKVLNVSSSGYYYWRKHPVGSRQLNQDKLINHIRQVHGKSQSRYGSPRIADELREQGVKASRNRIARLMKKVGLRSLMYKKFRVQTTESNHNYSIAENVLNREFTADKPGQKWVSDLTYIATGQGWLYLTVILDLADRKVIAGPPVRLGHER; translated from the coding sequence GTGTTTGACGAAGCATTCAAGGAAATGGCCCGCCCCGGCGTACCGGTCGAGCTGTCTTATGCAAAAGGATCCATTCAAGAGGCAGCTCGCGAATTGGACATCGATCCGGGACGAATCAGCAAATGGAGACAACGGCACAAAAAAAACGATCGAATTCTCCCTGACAATACCACCCTTACGGACGAACAGCAACAGATCAGAAGGCTACAACGAGAGCTCAGAGAAGCTCAGATGGATCGGAGCGCCGAAGCGACGCGATATACTAAAGAAGGCGGTCAGCATCTTCTCCAGGGGAGACGGGAAATTTTCCGATTTATAAAGGAACACGCCAACGAATTTCCCACGGTCCGCCGCGCGGTTGAGAAGATGTGTAAAGTACTGAACGTGAGTAGCAGTGGCTATTATTATTGGCGTAAACATCCAGTTGGAAGCAGGCAACTGAATCAAGATAAGTTGATCAACCACATCCGACAAGTGCATGGCAAAAGCCAATCTCGGTACGGTAGCCCCCGGATTGCGGATGAACTCCGCGAGCAGGGAGTGAAAGCCTCCCGTAACCGCATTGCCAGACTGATGAAGAAGGTAGGTCTTCGTAGCCTCATGTACAAAAAGTTTCGAGTGCAAACTACGGAATCAAATCACAACTACTCCATAGCTGAAAACGTGCTGAATAGAGAGTTCACGGCCGATAAACCAGGGCAAAAGTGGGTCTCAGACCTCACTTATATCGCCACTGGTCAAGGGTGGCTTTATCTGACGGTAATTTTAGATCTGGCCGACCGAAAAGTGATTGCAGGGCCGCCTGTGCGGCTGGGCCATGAGCGATAG